The following coding sequences are from one Gossypium hirsutum isolate 1008001.06 chromosome A12, Gossypium_hirsutum_v2.1, whole genome shotgun sequence window:
- the LOC107929596 gene encoding probable serine/threonine-protein kinase PIX13 gives MGICWGCPTPSTTAHLSSVISQTTSNTASSAATSRGSNMSGDSVFSASSGDESSPNDHILPTPNLRIFSFAELKSATKNFRSDMVLGEGGFGKVFKGWLDEKASGKSGSGTLVAVKKLNPESLQGFEEWQCEVNFLGKLSHPHLVRLLGYCWEDKELLLVYEFMQKGSLENHLFGRGCTFQSLDWNIRLKIVIGAAKGLCFLHTANNQVIYRDFKASNILLDGSYTAKISDFGLAKFGPSASQSHVTTRVMGTCGYAAPEYVATGHLYVKSDVYGFGVVLVEILTGLRALDPNRPSGQCNLVDWAKPYLSDRRKLNNIMDQGLDGKYPPKAAFQIAQLALKCLVPEPKNRPSMKEVVETLEQIKSINENPKEPRNRFARRHGKQSLPHRSPLAPKHGVR, from the exons ATGGGGATTTGCTGGGGTTGTCCAACACCGAGCACCACTGCTCATCTCAGTTCAG TGATATCTCAAACAACCAGCAACACAGCATCCTCTGCTGCAACATCTAGGGGCAGTAACATGTCTGGGGACAGCGTGTTCTCGGCTTCCAGTGGCGATGAGTCTTCTCCAAATGACCACATCTTGCCCACTCCTAACCTAAGGATCTTCAGTTTTGCAGAACTGAAGTCTGCAACTAAGAATTTTAGGTCTGACATGGTACTTGGTGAAGGAGGTTTCGGTAAAGTCTTCAAAGGTTGGCTTGATGAGAAAGCATCAGGGAAGAGTGGAAGTGGAACCCTTGTTGCTGTTAAAAAGCTGAACCCAGAGAGCTTGCAAGGATTCGAGGAATGGCAG TGTGAGGTGAATTTCTTAGGAAAATTGTCACATCCACACCTTGTAAGGCTGCTGGGATACTGTTGGGAGGATAAAGAGCTTCTTCTGGTGTATGAGTTTATGCAGAAGGGTAGCTTGGAAAACCATCTATTCGGAA GGGGTTGTACATTTCAATCGCTTGATTGGAATATACGGCTTAAGATAGTGATAGGAGCAGCAAAGGGCTTATGTTTCTTGCACACTGCAAACAACCAAGTAATTTACAGAGATTTCAAAGCCTCCAATATATTACTTGATGGT TCCTACACTGCCAAGATATCGGATTTTGGGTTGGCCAAATTTGGTCCATCAGCTAGCCAATCACATGTAACAACAAGGGTCATGGGTACATGTGGTTATGCAGCTCCAGAGTATGTGGCTACAG GACATTTATATGTAAAGAGCGATGTGTACGGTTTTGGTGTTGTTTTAGTTGAAATATTAACAGGCTTGCGAGCGCTTGACCCGAACCGTCCAAGTGGACAATGTAATCTGGTGGACTGGGCAAAACCATATTTATCTGATAGAAGAAAGTTAAACAACATAATGGACCAAGGACTGGATGGAAAATATCCTCCCAAAGCTGCATTTCAAATAGCCCAGCTTGCTTTAAAATGCCTTGTACCTGAACCTAAGAACCGCCCATCAATGAAAGAAGTTGTAGAGACTTTGGAACAGATTAAGTCAATCAACGAAAACCCAAAAGAGCCAAGAAATCGTTTTGCTCGCAGACACGGCAAGCAGTCACTGCCCCATCGTTCTCCACTTGCTCCAAAGCATGGGGTGAGATAA